Proteins encoded in a region of the Pseudomonas putida genome:
- a CDS encoding pilin assembly protein, with protein sequence MKIRELAQHWEQNAAGTLSRTGHVLHLDLESEARLAALIDMYPKRTAEELLGELVAAALEELEASFPYVQGRQVIATDEEGDPLYEDVGPTPRFLTLSRQHLHSLSNTAVDNEK encoded by the coding sequence ATGAAAATCCGTGAACTCGCCCAGCACTGGGAACAGAATGCCGCTGGCACGCTCAGTCGCACAGGGCATGTCTTGCATCTGGACCTGGAGTCCGAGGCGCGCCTGGCCGCGCTGATCGACATGTACCCCAAGCGCACCGCCGAAGAACTGCTCGGCGAACTGGTCGCCGCCGCCCTCGAAGAACTTGAAGCCAGCTTCCCCTATGTGCAGGGCCGGCAGGTCATCGCCACCGATGAAGAAGGCGACCCGCTGTACGAGGATGTCGGCCCTACTCCACGCTTTCTCACCCTGTCGCGCCAGCACCTGCACAGCTTGAGCAACACTGCCGTCGATAACGAAAAATAG
- the ppc gene encoding phosphoenolpyruvate carboxylase has protein sequence MTDIDVRLREDVHVLGELLGETIRQQHGDAFLQKIEDIRHSAKADRRGPGEQLSSTLADLAEDDLLPVARAFNQFLNLANMAEQYQLIRRRDADQPEPFEARVLPELLARLKQAGHSNDALARQLAKLDIQLVLTAHPTEVARRTLIQKYDAIAGQLAAQDHRDLSPAERQQVRERLRRLIAEAWHTEEIRRTRPTPVDEAKWGFAVIEHSLWHAIPSHLRKVDKALLEATGLRLPLEAAPIRFASWMGGDRDGNPNVTAAVTREVLLLARWMAADLFLRNIDALAAELSMQQANDALRERVGDSAEPYRAVLKQLRDRLRATRAWAHSALASNQPAGAEVLVDNRDLIAPLELCYQSLHDCGMGVIAEGPLLDCLRRAVTFGLFLGRLDVRQDAARHRDALTEITDYLGLGRYADWDEEQRIGFLQAELKNRRPLLPAHFKPQADTAEVLATCREVAAAPAASLGSYVISMAGAASDVLAVQLLLKEAGLTRPMRVVPLFETLADLDNAGPVMQRLLGLPGYRAGLRGPQEVMIGYSDSAKDAGTTAAAWAQYRAQENLVRICAEHQVELLLFHGRGGTVGRGGGPAHAAILSQPPGSVAGRFRTTEQGEMIRFKFGLPGIAEQNLNLYLAAVLEATLLPPPPPQPAWRELMDQLAADGVKAYRSVVRENPDFVEYFRQSTPEQELGRLPLGSRPAKRRAGGIESLRAIPWIFGWTQTRLMLPAWLGWETALSNALARGQGELLAQMREQWPFFRTRIDMLEMVLAKADAQIAEAYDERLVQPHLLPLGAHLRDLLSQSCQVVLGLTGQPVLLAHSPETLEFISLRNTYLDPLHRLQAELLARSRSREAALDSPLEQALLVTVAGIAAGLRNTG, from the coding sequence ATGACCGATATCGATGTGCGTTTGCGTGAAGATGTCCATGTGTTGGGTGAACTGCTTGGCGAAACCATTCGCCAGCAGCACGGTGATGCGTTCCTGCAGAAGATCGAGGACATTCGCCACAGTGCCAAGGCCGACCGCCGTGGCCCCGGTGAGCAACTGAGCTCGACCCTGGCGGACCTTGCCGAAGACGACCTGTTGCCTGTGGCCAGGGCCTTCAACCAGTTCCTCAACCTGGCCAACATGGCCGAACAGTACCAGTTGATCCGCCGCCGCGACGCCGATCAGCCCGAGCCTTTCGAAGCGCGGGTGTTGCCTGAGTTGCTGGCGCGTCTGAAGCAGGCTGGCCACAGCAACGATGCCTTGGCCCGACAACTGGCCAAGCTCGACATCCAATTGGTGCTCACCGCTCACCCCACCGAGGTAGCCCGCCGCACGCTGATCCAGAAATACGACGCCATTGCAGGTCAACTGGCCGCGCAGGACCACCGCGACCTGAGCCCGGCCGAGCGCCAGCAGGTTCGCGAACGCCTGCGCCGGCTGATCGCCGAAGCCTGGCACACCGAAGAAATCCGCCGCACCCGCCCCACGCCGGTAGACGAAGCCAAGTGGGGCTTCGCAGTGATCGAGCATTCGCTGTGGCACGCCATCCCCAGCCATCTGCGCAAGGTCGACAAGGCCCTGCTGGAGGCCACTGGCCTGCGCCTGCCGCTGGAGGCCGCGCCAATCCGCTTTGCCTCGTGGATGGGCGGTGACCGTGATGGCAACCCCAACGTGACCGCTGCCGTCACCCGCGAAGTGCTGCTGTTGGCGCGCTGGATGGCCGCCGACCTGTTCTTGCGCAACATCGATGCATTGGCTGCGGAGCTGTCGATGCAGCAGGCCAACGACGCCCTGCGCGAACGGGTCGGCGACAGTGCCGAGCCTTACCGCGCCGTGCTCAAGCAACTGCGCGACCGCTTGCGGGCGACACGAGCCTGGGCGCACTCGGCCCTGGCCAGCAACCAGCCGGCCGGTGCCGAGGTGCTGGTGGATAACCGCGACCTGATCGCGCCGCTGGAGCTGTGCTACCAGTCGCTGCATGATTGCGGCATGGGTGTGATCGCCGAGGGGCCGCTGCTCGACTGCCTGCGCCGCGCCGTTACCTTCGGCCTGTTCCTGGGCCGCCTGGACGTGCGCCAGGACGCTGCCCGCCACCGTGATGCGCTGACCGAGATCACCGATTACCTGGGCCTGGGGCGTTATGCCGATTGGGACGAAGAGCAGCGAATCGGGTTCCTCCAGGCCGAGCTGAAAAACCGCCGGCCGCTGTTACCTGCGCATTTCAAACCGCAGGCGGATACCGCCGAAGTGCTGGCCACTTGCAGAGAAGTCGCCGCCGCGCCGGCTGCCTCGCTGGGCTCGTATGTCATCTCCATGGCGGGTGCCGCCTCGGATGTGCTGGCCGTGCAACTGCTGCTCAAGGAAGCTGGCCTGACTCGCCCCATGCGCGTGGTGCCGCTGTTCGAAACCCTGGCCGACCTCGACAACGCCGGCCCGGTGATGCAGCGCCTGCTCGGCCTGCCGGGCTATCGCGCCGGCCTGCGTGGCCCGCAGGAAGTGATGATCGGTTACTCGGACTCGGCCAAGGACGCTGGCACCACCGCCGCTGCCTGGGCACAGTACCGTGCCCAGGAAAACCTGGTGCGAATCTGCGCCGAGCATCAGGTCGAGCTGCTGCTGTTCCACGGCCGTGGCGGCACCGTTGGGCGCGGCGGTGGCCCGGCGCATGCGGCGATTCTGTCGCAGCCACCGGGTTCGGTGGCGGGGCGTTTTCGCACTACCGAGCAGGGCGAAATGATCCGTTTCAAGTTCGGCTTGCCGGGTATCGCCGAACAAAACCTCAACCTGTACCTGGCGGCCGTACTCGAAGCCACACTACTGCCACCTCCGCCACCGCAGCCGGCTTGGCGCGAGTTGATGGACCAGTTGGCCGCCGATGGTGTGAAGGCTTACCGCAGCGTGGTGCGGGAGAACCCCGATTTCGTCGAGTACTTCCGCCAGTCGACGCCAGAACAGGAGCTGGGGCGCCTGCCGCTGGGCAGCCGCCCGGCCAAGCGCCGCGCCGGGGGCATCGAAAGCCTGCGGGCCATCCCATGGATCTTCGGCTGGACCCAGACCCGGCTGATGTTGCCGGCCTGGCTGGGCTGGGAGACCGCACTGAGCAACGCCTTGGCCCGTGGCCAGGGTGAGTTGCTGGCGCAGATGCGCGAGCAGTGGCCGTTCTTCCGCACCCGCATCGATATGTTGGAAATGGTGCTGGCCAAGGCCGATGCGCAAATTGCCGAGGCCTACGACGAACGTCTAGTGCAACCGCACTTGCTTCCTTTAGGTGCGCACCTGCGCGACCTATTGTCGCAGTCGTGCCAGGTGGTGCTGGGCCTGACCGGGCAGCCGGTGCTACTGGCGCACAGCCCCGAGACGCTGGAATTCATCAGCCTGCGCAATACCTACCTGGACCCACTGCACCGCCTGCAGGCCGAGTTGCTGGCTCGCTCGCGCAGCCGCGAAGCCGCTCTGGACAGCCCGTTGGAGCAGGCCTTGCTGGTGACCGTGGCGGGTATTGCCGCCGGGTTGCGCAACACCGGCTGA
- the adk gene encoding adenylate kinase yields MRVILLGAPGAGKGTQAKFITEKFGIPQISTGDMLRAAVKAGTPLGLELKKVMDAGQLVSDELIISLVKERIAQPDCANGCLFDGFPRTIPQAEAMVAAGVDIDAVVEIAVDDEEIVGRMAGRRVHLASGRTYHIQYNPPKVEGKDDVTGEDLIQRDDDKEETVRHRLSVYHTQTKPLVDFYQKLSAANAGKPKYSHIEGVGSVDAITAKVLAALS; encoded by the coding sequence ATGCGCGTAATTCTGCTGGGAGCTCCCGGGGCCGGTAAAGGTACTCAGGCAAAGTTCATCACCGAAAAGTTCGGTATCCCTCAGATCTCCACCGGTGACATGCTGCGTGCCGCCGTCAAGGCCGGCACCCCGCTGGGCCTGGAACTGAAGAAAGTCATGGATGCCGGCCAGCTGGTTTCCGACGAGTTGATCATCAGCCTGGTCAAGGAGCGCATCGCCCAGCCTGATTGCGCCAACGGCTGCCTGTTCGATGGCTTCCCACGCACCATCCCGCAAGCCGAAGCCATGGTGGCTGCTGGTGTCGACATCGACGCCGTGGTCGAAATTGCCGTGGATGACGAAGAAATCGTCGGCCGCATGGCTGGCCGCCGTGTGCACCTGGCCTCGGGCCGCACCTACCACATTCAGTACAACCCGCCGAAAGTGGAAGGCAAGGACGACGTCACTGGCGAAGACCTGATCCAGCGCGACGACGACAAGGAAGAAACCGTTCGCCATCGCCTGTCGGTCTACCACACCCAGACCAAGCCGCTGGTGGACTTCTACCAGAAGCTGTCGGCCGCCAATGCTGGCAAGCCGAAGTACAGCCACATCGAAGGTGTCGGTTCGGTCGACGCCATCACTGCCAAGGTCCTGGCAGCCCTGAGCTGA
- the tsaB gene encoding tRNA (adenosine(37)-N6)-threonylcarbamoyltransferase complex dimerization subunit type 1 TsaB, whose protein sequence is MTTLLALDTATEACSVALLHDGKVTSHYEVIPRMHAQKLLPMIKQLLAESGVALNALDAIAFGRGPGAFTGVRIAIGVVQGLAFALERPVLPVSNLAALAQGALREQGVQQVAAAIDARMDEVYWGCYQATAGEMRLVGREAVLPPEQVALPAGSNGEWFGAGTGWGYAERLAVQVAASNPGALPNALDVLSLATFAWARGEAIVAEQAQPVYLRDNVATPKKH, encoded by the coding sequence ATGACCACCCTGCTGGCCCTGGATACCGCCACCGAAGCCTGTTCCGTCGCGCTGCTGCATGACGGCAAGGTAACCAGCCATTACGAGGTGATCCCGCGCATGCATGCCCAGAAGCTGCTGCCGATGATCAAGCAACTGCTGGCCGAATCTGGCGTGGCATTGAATGCGTTGGATGCCATTGCCTTCGGCCGTGGCCCAGGTGCGTTCACCGGTGTGCGCATCGCCATCGGCGTGGTCCAGGGCCTGGCCTTTGCCCTCGAGCGCCCGGTGCTGCCGGTGTCCAACCTGGCCGCACTGGCCCAGGGTGCGTTGCGCGAGCAGGGCGTGCAGCAGGTGGCGGCTGCCATTGATGCGCGCATGGATGAAGTGTACTGGGGCTGCTACCAGGCTACGGCGGGCGAAATGCGCCTGGTCGGCCGTGAGGCGGTATTGCCGCCTGAGCAGGTGGCTCTGCCGGCGGGCAGCAATGGCGAGTGGTTCGGTGCCGGCACCGGGTGGGGCTACGCAGAGCGGCTGGCGGTGCAGGTGGCGGCCAGCAACCCTGGCGCGTTGCCCAATGCCCTGGACGTGCTCAGCCTGGCGACCTTTGCCTGGGCACGTGGCGAGGCAATCGTCGCCGAGCAGGCGCAACCGGTGTATCTGCGCGATAATGTAGCTACGCCCAAGAAGCACTGA
- a CDS encoding DUF72 domain-containing protein, with protein MSPSPLPYFLGCPSWSENAWRDYLYPADASSNEMLGFYSQVFNAVEGNTTFYARPAPGTIARWAQVMPAHFRFTAKFPRDVSHEGDLRDQLEPAFDFTRLMAPLGQRVSPYWLQLPAQFGPARLGELCHFLDEIAVPVAVEVRNQAFFAKGEEERLLNRLLHERGVERICLDPRALFSCTSRDPAVLHAQSKKPKVPPRPAAFSQHPQVRFIGHPELQANETFLTPWVDKVAGWIEEGRNPYIFLHTSDNRLAAALAQRFHQRLMARLPGLAPLPELPRAPEVEQLGLL; from the coding sequence ATGAGTCCATCCCCACTGCCTTACTTTCTCGGTTGCCCGTCATGGAGCGAAAACGCCTGGCGCGACTACCTGTACCCCGCCGACGCCAGCAGCAATGAAATGCTTGGCTTCTACAGCCAGGTGTTCAACGCCGTCGAAGGCAACACCACCTTCTACGCACGCCCCGCCCCCGGCACCATTGCCCGCTGGGCGCAGGTGATGCCCGCGCACTTTCGCTTTACCGCCAAGTTTCCAAGGGACGTCAGCCACGAGGGCGACCTGCGCGATCAGCTTGAGCCTGCCTTCGATTTCACCCGGCTGATGGCCCCGCTGGGCCAGCGCGTATCGCCCTACTGGCTGCAGCTTCCGGCTCAGTTCGGCCCTGCACGCCTGGGCGAGCTATGCCACTTCCTCGATGAAATTGCCGTGCCAGTGGCGGTGGAAGTGCGCAACCAGGCCTTTTTCGCCAAGGGGGAGGAAGAGCGGCTGCTCAACCGCTTGCTGCACGAACGTGGCGTCGAACGTATCTGCCTTGACCCGCGTGCGCTGTTCAGTTGCACCTCCCGCGACCCTGCCGTGCTGCATGCGCAGTCCAAGAAGCCCAAGGTGCCGCCACGGCCGGCCGCCTTCAGCCAGCATCCGCAGGTGCGCTTCATTGGCCATCCCGAACTGCAGGCCAACGAAACCTTCCTTACGCCCTGGGTAGACAAGGTTGCTGGCTGGATCGAGGAGGGCCGCAACCCGTACATCTTCCTGCACACATCGGACAACCGCTTGGCAGCCGCCTTGGCTCAGCGCTTTCACCAGCGGCTGATGGCACGCCTGCCGGGCCTTGCACCTTTGCCGGAATTGCCCCGCGCGCCCGAGGTCGAACAACTGGGGCTACTCTGA
- a CDS encoding oxaloacetate decarboxylase, with product MDVQTLRAEAFKALHAREGAFVIPNPWDAGSAKLLASLGFEALATTSAGLAFSLGRPDAEGALSLDDTLDNAGEIVDATALPVAADLENGFGDLPETCAQTILRAAEVGLVGGSIEDASGRSDAPIYDLGLAVERVRAAVQAARSLPFPFTLCARAENLLHGRMDLDDTILRLQAYAEAGADVLYAPGLRTVEEVRAVVQAVAPRPVNVLMGMAGVPLSVNQLQDLGVRRISVGSSLARAALGALHRAALEIRDEGTFGYGEQALPFAQLNDLFRR from the coding sequence ATGGACGTGCAAACCCTGAGAGCCGAAGCTTTCAAGGCGCTACACGCGCGCGAAGGCGCGTTCGTCATCCCCAACCCGTGGGATGCCGGCTCTGCCAAGTTGCTCGCCAGCCTGGGGTTCGAAGCGCTGGCCACCACCAGTGCGGGCCTGGCCTTCAGCCTGGGTCGGCCAGACGCCGAAGGCGCCTTGAGCCTGGACGATACCCTGGACAATGCCGGCGAGATCGTCGATGCCACCGCGTTGCCGGTGGCCGCCGATCTGGAGAACGGCTTTGGCGACTTGCCTGAAACCTGTGCCCAGACCATCCTGCGTGCTGCCGAAGTCGGCCTGGTCGGTGGCTCCATCGAAGATGCCAGTGGCCGCAGTGATGCGCCCATCTACGATTTAGGGTTGGCCGTGGAGCGTGTGCGCGCCGCTGTGCAGGCGGCGCGTAGCCTGCCATTCCCGTTCACCTTGTGCGCCAGGGCAGAAAACCTGCTGCACGGCCGCATGGACCTGGACGACACCATCCTGCGTCTGCAAGCCTATGCCGAGGCCGGCGCCGATGTGCTGTACGCCCCCGGCCTGCGCACGGTGGAAGAAGTGCGCGCGGTGGTGCAAGCCGTCGCACCGCGCCCGGTGAATGTGCTGATGGGCATGGCGGGCGTGCCGCTGAGCGTGAACCAGTTGCAGGACCTGGGGGTGCGCCGTATCAGTGTTGGTTCGTCGCTGGCCCGTGCTGCACTCGGGGCCTTGCACCGGGCCGCGCTGGAAATTCGTGATGAGGGCACGTTCGGCTATGGTGAGCAGGCACTGCCGTTCGCTCAGCTCAACGACCTGTTTCGCCGCTGA
- a CDS encoding extensin family protein yields MRAVLALLAGLLLLAGLAWHLGWRLPGAWNPWAPLDVRQPPNLLTPYKLSRLRDDPALCRQALETSQLRYRAQADSQASADCPLQNIWRIDGGQARLSSSFLASCPLAVAYALFEKHGLQPVAQRLLGQPVAQVDHLGSFACRNVYHRKQGRLSQHATANALDISGFRLQDGQRIVLARDWQAGGQRAEFLRQVQQAACKSFSTVLGPDYNAAHRNHYHMDMGRWQICR; encoded by the coding sequence ATGAGGGCAGTGCTGGCGCTGTTGGCCGGCCTGCTGCTATTGGCGGGCCTGGCCTGGCACCTCGGCTGGCGCCTGCCTGGCGCATGGAACCCGTGGGCGCCGCTGGACGTGCGCCAGCCGCCCAACCTGCTGACGCCGTACAAGCTTTCGCGCTTGCGCGATGACCCGGCGTTGTGCCGTCAAGCGCTTGAAACCAGCCAACTGCGCTACCGGGCACAAGCTGACAGTCAGGCTTCGGCCGACTGCCCGCTGCAAAATATCTGGCGCATTGACGGCGGCCAGGCGCGGCTCAGCAGCAGCTTCCTGGCCAGTTGCCCGTTGGCGGTGGCCTATGCGCTGTTCGAGAAGCATGGGTTGCAACCGGTGGCGCAGCGGTTACTGGGCCAACCCGTGGCGCAAGTCGATCACCTGGGCAGCTTTGCCTGCCGCAATGTCTACCACCGCAAGCAAGGCCGCTTGAGCCAGCACGCGACGGCCAATGCGCTGGATATAAGCGGTTTCCGCTTGCAGGACGGTCAGCGCATCGTGCTGGCGCGTGACTGGCAGGCGGGTGGGCAGAGGGCGGAGTTCTTGCGTCAGGTGCAGCAGGCGGCTTGCAAGAGTTTCAGCACGGTGCTTGGCCCGGACTACAACGCCGCGCACCGTAATCACTATCACATGGACATGGGGCGCTGGCAGATCTGCCGTTAG
- a CDS encoding energy transducer TonB, translated as MSDTLPIGLTYLSPVGNYSQHNTQALGGVSHLWQDFFARAMAEQQEEPVDSVSQSFAQYDQHSGEPVGGARALAMIDAQRACPVQDTVVAPPEPLFLPKAELEAKLLPPAPEPFSAIELIEQQRQLDINNSWLRPVVMNQGQPLAEPGPGPAPRSLFLPIAEFETNLLDPAPEPFDHATLAKQQNDLEFDMHWARPVVLNNVRVHA; from the coding sequence ATGTCAGATACTCTTCCCATCGGCTTGACCTATTTGTCGCCAGTCGGCAACTACAGTCAGCACAACACCCAGGCACTCGGGGGCGTCAGCCACCTGTGGCAGGATTTTTTTGCCCGGGCCATGGCCGAGCAACAGGAAGAGCCGGTAGACAGCGTCAGCCAGTCGTTCGCGCAATACGACCAGCACAGCGGCGAACCCGTCGGCGGTGCGCGTGCGCTGGCCATGATCGACGCCCAGCGCGCCTGCCCGGTGCAAGACACCGTGGTGGCACCACCCGAACCGCTGTTCCTGCCCAAGGCAGAGCTTGAAGCCAAGTTGCTGCCACCGGCCCCCGAGCCGTTCAGCGCCATCGAGCTGATCGAGCAGCAACGCCAGCTGGACATCAACAACAGCTGGCTGCGCCCCGTCGTGATGAACCAGGGCCAACCGCTTGCCGAGCCCGGCCCAGGCCCTGCTCCGCGCTCGCTGTTCCTGCCCATCGCCGAGTTCGAGACCAACCTGCTGGACCCAGCACCCGAGCCGTTCGACCATGCCACCCTGGCCAAGCAGCAGAACGACCTGGAGTTCGACATGCACTGGGCGCGCCCGGTGGTGCTGAACAATGTGCGCGTTCACGCCTGA